In one Corallococcus sp. EGB genomic region, the following are encoded:
- a CDS encoding BREX protein BrxB domain-containing protein yields the protein MARLEDLADLYGQHIATPWQRTVAGAQRVVMVAYDKELERVLRARKGEFETRTKAAGHDWHEVDLTNAFASWLAADEYRDAYFESPDDLQLKLTGEFPEYVAGRIRAVLTSPDVTETSVVAVFGAGSLYGFTHVSEVLKGVERDVRGRLVVFFPGTLEQNNYRLLDARDGWNYMAVPISIHSAGGAA from the coding sequence ATGGCGCGACTCGAAGACCTCGCAGATCTCTACGGCCAGCACATCGCAACGCCCTGGCAGCGCACCGTCGCGGGGGCGCAGCGGGTGGTCATGGTGGCCTACGACAAAGAGCTCGAGCGGGTGCTCCGAGCTCGCAAGGGCGAGTTCGAGACGCGCACCAAGGCCGCCGGCCACGACTGGCACGAGGTCGACCTCACCAACGCCTTCGCCTCATGGCTCGCCGCTGACGAGTACCGCGACGCGTACTTCGAGTCGCCCGACGACCTGCAGTTGAAGCTCACCGGCGAGTTCCCCGAGTACGTCGCCGGCCGCATTCGCGCGGTGCTCACGTCGCCCGACGTGACCGAGACCTCCGTCGTCGCAGTGTTCGGCGCGGGCTCGCTCTACGGCTTCACCCATGTCTCCGAGGTGCTGAAGGGCGTCGAGCGCGACGTGCGTGGGCGCCTCGTCGTGTTCTTCCCTGGCACGCTCGAGCAGAACAACTACCGGCTGCTCGATGCTCGTGACGGCTGGAACTACATGGCGGTCCCGATCTCTATCCACAGCGCCGGCGGTGCAGCATGA